From a single Bryobacter aggregatus MPL3 genomic region:
- the argB gene encoding acetylglutamate kinase: MKLLVKLGGTLLDNPDSRTSLSQQLAALYKTNPILTIVHGGGKQMTRFLEAQGVQSIFVEGLRVSSPEVMDAVLKVFAGSVNHGLVSTLVAQGLDAVGLTGIDCALTECEIVNPALGQVGKPVRANTRILDTLTGDRFLPVIACVGGDKQGGIYNVNADQMATSLAAAWKVDRLLFLTDVEGVRGADGQRIPVLHQNEANALIESGVATGGMLAKLRAAEFALQNGVGEVRIVDGATPNVLERVQGGEALGTAFLL; the protein is encoded by the coding sequence ATGAAACTCCTGGTGAAATTGGGCGGAACCCTCCTCGACAACCCAGATTCGCGCACCAGCCTGTCCCAGCAACTGGCGGCCCTCTACAAAACGAACCCAATTCTCACCATCGTGCACGGTGGCGGCAAGCAGATGACTCGTTTTCTCGAAGCGCAAGGCGTCCAGTCCATCTTCGTAGAAGGTCTCCGTGTCTCGAGCCCGGAAGTCATGGATGCAGTGCTGAAGGTTTTCGCTGGCAGCGTCAACCATGGACTCGTCTCCACCCTTGTCGCACAGGGGCTCGACGCTGTCGGTCTCACCGGCATCGATTGTGCCCTGACGGAGTGCGAAATCGTCAATCCCGCCCTCGGCCAGGTCGGCAAACCTGTCCGGGCAAACACCCGGATTCTGGACACCCTCACTGGCGATCGCTTTCTGCCGGTGATCGCCTGTGTGGGTGGCGACAAACAGGGGGGCATCTACAACGTCAATGCAGACCAAATGGCCACCAGCCTCGCCGCCGCCTGGAAAGTGGACCGTTTGCTCTTTCTCACCGATGTGGAAGGGGTGCGTGGGGCCGACGGGCAGCGCATTCCGGTCTTGCACCAAAACGAAGCCAATGCCTTAATCGAATCGGGAGTCGCCACCGGTGGTATGCTCGCGAAGCTCCGGGCTGCTGAGTTCGCCCTGCAGAATGGGGTGGGCGAAGTTCGCATCGTCGACGGTGCTACCCCCAACGTCCTCGAGAGAGTGCAGGGAGGAGAAGCCCTTGGAACCGCCTTCCTCCTCTGA
- a CDS encoding zinc-ribbon domain-containing protein gives MPFCNKCGAEVQSGDAYCGACGAAQHVGAGAAKPHYTRPVPGNRSDFLGDLDENTAAVLCYIPFVGWLFSIIVLSSERFRRNNTVRFHAFQGLYMFVAWLIYDWVIAGLLYDIMPRAYLITRAVKLGLTAAWIFLIYKTSQRQVVRIPFIGELADKSVAEQR, from the coding sequence ATGCCTTTTTGCAACAAATGCGGTGCCGAGGTCCAATCAGGAGACGCCTATTGTGGCGCTTGTGGTGCAGCGCAACATGTAGGGGCCGGCGCGGCAAAACCTCATTACACCCGGCCTGTTCCCGGCAACCGCTCTGATTTCCTGGGTGATCTCGATGAGAACACAGCCGCTGTTCTCTGCTACATCCCCTTTGTCGGTTGGCTTTTTTCCATCATCGTCCTGTCCTCGGAACGCTTCCGGCGCAACAATACCGTGCGCTTCCACGCCTTCCAAGGCCTCTATATGTTTGTCGCCTGGCTCATTTACGACTGGGTGATCGCTGGCCTGCTCTACGACATCATGCCCCGCGCTTACCTTATCACCCGCGCCGTCAAACTGGGGCTCACAGCCGCTTGGATCTTCCTCATTTACAAAACCAGCCAACGCCAAGTGGTGCGGATTCCCTTCATCGGCGAACTAGCCGACAAGAGCGTCGCCGAGCAGCGCTAG
- a CDS encoding MBOAT family O-acyltransferase — MLNTSSAYFVFLAAVFFLYWMVARWRTPVLAVVLAANYFFYARWDLFYLALIPAASLVDYLCGLGMQASQRVWWRRTLLGLSLATNLGILISLKYMPAWDKNWKWVLPLGLSFYCFQALSYTIDVYRRDAKATPSLLAHFTAVSFFPAILAGPITRVTNLIPQLEKPKKLAASDGGRALFLIGLGAMKKLLVADYLAENLVNRVFDFPKLYSGLEVLAGVYGYALQLYFDFSGYSDIAIGSALLLGLKLPQNFNMPYASVNISDFWRRWHISLSSWLRDYVYFSFPGLRGKLMPYVALIFTMVIGGFWHGPTWNFVLWGTLHGVGLAACRGWQAWRGAQKWDSALSRALATFWTVQFVCFCWIFFRASSFENAVDILTQIGSLTMSTANLTGALLTIGAIAIAGHYAPKKWLEESEVLFGRAPFVVQAALLAMLAMSIKYVAATGNAPFVYSQF; from the coding sequence ATGCTCAATACCTCGTCCGCGTATTTCGTATTTCTCGCGGCAGTGTTCTTTCTGTATTGGATGGTGGCGCGGTGGCGGACGCCGGTATTGGCCGTTGTCCTGGCCGCCAACTATTTCTTCTATGCGCGTTGGGACCTGTTTTATCTCGCGCTGATTCCAGCGGCGAGCCTGGTGGATTATCTCTGCGGCCTGGGGATGCAGGCGAGCCAGCGGGTGTGGTGGCGGCGCACGCTCCTCGGGCTGAGCCTGGCGACAAATCTGGGCATTCTGATCTCGTTGAAGTACATGCCGGCCTGGGATAAGAACTGGAAGTGGGTTCTGCCTCTGGGTTTGAGCTTCTACTGCTTCCAGGCGCTGAGCTACACGATCGATGTCTACCGCCGCGATGCGAAGGCGACACCGAGTTTGCTCGCGCACTTTACGGCCGTCAGCTTTTTTCCAGCAATCCTCGCCGGGCCGATCACCCGGGTGACGAATCTAATTCCGCAACTCGAAAAGCCGAAGAAGCTGGCCGCCTCCGATGGGGGCCGCGCTCTGTTTCTGATCGGCTTGGGCGCGATGAAGAAGCTGCTGGTGGCGGACTATCTGGCAGAGAATCTGGTGAACCGGGTTTTCGACTTTCCGAAGCTCTATAGCGGGTTGGAGGTGCTGGCGGGGGTCTATGGATATGCGCTGCAACTGTATTTCGACTTTTCGGGTTACAGCGATATCGCGATCGGAAGCGCCTTGCTGCTGGGCTTGAAATTGCCGCAGAACTTCAACATGCCCTATGCGTCGGTCAATATTTCGGATTTCTGGCGGCGCTGGCACATCAGCTTGTCCAGTTGGCTGCGCGATTACGTCTATTTCTCCTTCCCTGGCTTGCGGGGCAAGCTCATGCCGTATGTCGCGCTGATCTTTACGATGGTGATTGGCGGCTTTTGGCATGGGCCCACCTGGAATTTTGTGCTCTGGGGCACCCTGCACGGCGTGGGACTGGCAGCTTGCCGCGGCTGGCAGGCCTGGCGTGGCGCACAGAAATGGGACTCCGCGCTGAGCCGGGCGCTGGCGACCTTCTGGACGGTGCAGTTTGTGTGTTTCTGCTGGATCTTCTTCCGGGCCTCGAGCTTTGAGAACGCAGTCGACATTCTGACCCAGATCGGTAGCCTGACGATGTCGACCGCGAATCTAACGGGTGCGCTGCTCACCATCGGGGCGATCGCGATTGCGGGACATTATGCACCGAAGAAGTGGCTGGAGGAGAGCGAGGTGTTGTTCGGGCGCGCACCATTTGTAGTACAGGCTGCATTACTCGCTATGCTGGCGATGAGTATCAAGTATGTGGCAGCCACCGGCAATGCCCCCTTTGTGTACTCGCAGTTCTAG
- a CDS encoding ComEC/Rec2 family competence protein produces the protein MRRLCGWMMIFVAFTAMAASAKDLKIFFIDVEGGQATLLITPKGESLLIDTGWPGNNSRDAERIAAVAKKNKIKKIDWLLITHFHTDHVGGITTLMDRLPVVNLVSHGKNVESGKGADQLNKMYEEAKAKSKETIVKAGDKLPIAGLEVEVITADGETIRGASALARGAGDNNLCGAATKKAVDPSENARSVGILVKYGEFRFLDMGDLTWNKEMEVACPVNKVGKVDLYLSTHHGLWASNNPALVHALGAKAIVMNNGEKKGGEAPAIDSMRAAPGLAGFWQLHYSVPAGKEHNVEDPYIANLTSPGGFHIEVTAKSDGHFTVVNQRNKFTKSY, from the coding sequence ATGCGACGGCTTTGTGGCTGGATGATGATATTTGTGGCGTTCACGGCGATGGCCGCCTCGGCGAAGGATCTGAAGATCTTTTTCATCGATGTGGAAGGAGGGCAAGCCACGCTGCTGATCACACCGAAGGGTGAAAGTCTGTTGATTGATACGGGCTGGCCCGGCAACAACAGCCGCGATGCGGAACGGATTGCCGCCGTGGCCAAGAAAAACAAGATCAAGAAGATCGACTGGCTGCTGATCACCCACTTTCACACCGACCATGTGGGCGGCATTACCACGCTGATGGACCGGCTGCCTGTCGTGAATCTGGTGAGCCATGGCAAGAATGTCGAAAGCGGCAAAGGCGCCGATCAATTGAACAAGATGTATGAAGAGGCAAAGGCGAAGTCCAAGGAGACCATTGTCAAGGCTGGGGACAAGCTTCCGATTGCCGGCCTTGAGGTGGAAGTGATCACCGCCGACGGCGAGACGATCCGGGGCGCTTCTGCCCTGGCCCGTGGCGCCGGCGACAACAATCTTTGCGGCGCCGCCACCAAGAAGGCCGTTGACCCGAGCGAGAATGCACGCAGTGTCGGGATTCTGGTGAAGTATGGCGAATTCCGCTTTCTCGACATGGGCGACCTGACCTGGAATAAGGAAATGGAAGTCGCCTGCCCGGTGAACAAAGTGGGGAAGGTGGATCTGTATCTATCCACACACCACGGTCTCTGGGCGAGCAACAACCCGGCGCTGGTGCATGCCCTGGGCGCGAAGGCCATTGTCATGAACAACGGCGAGAAAAAGGGCGGCGAGGCTCCGGCGATCGACAGTATGCGCGCGGCCCCGGGCCTTGCCGGTTTCTGGCAGTTGCACTACTCCGTCCCGGCAGGCAAAGAGCACAATGTCGAGGACCCCTATATCGCGAACCTGACCTCGCCCGGTGGCTTCCACATTGAAGTGACCGCGAAGTCGGACGGCCATTTCACGGTGGTCAACCAGCGGAACAAGTTCACCAAGTCTTACTAA
- a CDS encoding WD40 repeat domain-containing protein, which translates to MRRQFLALVFGLPLVGASPALRQIYTLAWRPDGKAIAVGGYQEVRLLDATGKIETAKLIGHADAVRALAWSPDGKYLAAAGGAPGRKGEVKIWNADGTLKATINGHSDCIYGLSISPDGKTIATSSYDKLIQLWDAETGKAIRTLKDHIDAIYSIAFTPDGKRLVSGAADRSIKVWNPETGERLFTMSEPTDGVNSVAVSPDGKSIVAAGQDKTIRVWSLEEKGATLRNSMIAHEDAILRVVWSRDGKYLLSSSADRSVKLFRASDLSEQKSLGNQPDWSYGLEYSPDGARVAIGRMNGSLLITELVP; encoded by the coding sequence ATGAGACGGCAATTTCTGGCACTCGTGTTTGGATTGCCGCTGGTGGGTGCTTCGCCCGCACTGCGGCAGATCTATACGCTCGCCTGGCGGCCGGATGGCAAGGCGATCGCAGTTGGCGGCTATCAGGAAGTGCGGCTCCTCGATGCGACGGGAAAGATCGAGACCGCCAAGCTGATCGGCCATGCCGATGCGGTGCGCGCGCTGGCCTGGAGCCCCGATGGCAAGTATCTTGCCGCGGCGGGGGGAGCCCCCGGCCGCAAGGGCGAGGTGAAAATCTGGAATGCGGATGGGACGCTGAAGGCAACGATCAACGGCCACTCTGATTGCATTTATGGCCTTTCAATCTCACCCGATGGCAAGACCATCGCGACGTCGAGCTATGACAAGCTGATCCAGCTTTGGGATGCCGAGACAGGCAAAGCGATTCGCACGCTGAAGGACCATATCGATGCGATCTACTCGATCGCCTTCACACCCGATGGGAAGCGTCTGGTGAGCGGAGCGGCCGACCGCAGTATCAAGGTGTGGAACCCCGAGACGGGCGAGCGCCTGTTCACGATGAGCGAGCCGACCGACGGCGTTAATAGCGTCGCAGTGTCGCCCGACGGAAAGAGCATTGTGGCCGCCGGACAGGATAAGACGATCCGTGTTTGGTCTCTCGAGGAAAAAGGCGCGACGCTGCGCAATTCGATGATTGCGCATGAAGACGCGATCTTGCGGGTGGTGTGGAGCCGCGATGGAAAGTATCTGCTCTCGAGTTCGGCGGACCGCAGTGTGAAGTTGTTCCGCGCCTCGGATTTGTCGGAGCAAAAGAGCCTTGGCAATCAACCCGATTGGAGCTATGGACTCGAATACTCGCCCGATGGCGCGCGGGTGGCGATTGGCAGAATGAACGGGAGCTTACTCATTACGGAGCTGGTGCCATGA
- the argC gene encoding N-acetyl-gamma-glutamyl-phosphate reductase yields the protein MSSTKSLRAGIVGFRGYSGAELVQILHRHRHVEAVPLEHRTGADALPLSADTIAREKLDVVLLATPPEASMELAPTFLAGGAKVVDLSGAFRFKSVADYTRWYKEPHHAESLLAEAAYGLPEFYRNTIRPARFVSNPGCYPTAANLALRPLVQAGAIDLQAGVICDAKSGVSGAGRKASLKTSFCEVTENFSAYSLLDHRHVPEVLQNSGLLESQFSFTAQLIPIDRGILETIYFRRSTPDFTPDHLYQLYKDAYAGERFIRIHAPGKVPDLHAVRRSNYCDIGFSQQPDGRTVVVAAIDNLVKGAAGQAIQNMNLILGLEEAEGL from the coding sequence ATGTCCAGCACCAAGTCGCTTCGCGCGGGCATCGTCGGATTTCGTGGTTACTCCGGCGCCGAACTCGTCCAGATCCTCCATCGCCACCGGCACGTCGAAGCGGTTCCCCTCGAACACCGTACCGGCGCCGATGCGCTCCCTCTTTCCGCCGATACCATCGCGCGCGAGAAGCTCGATGTTGTCCTCCTGGCCACGCCTCCCGAGGCTTCAATGGAGCTGGCCCCCACTTTTCTGGCCGGTGGCGCGAAAGTTGTCGACCTGTCTGGTGCCTTCCGCTTCAAGTCTGTAGCAGACTACACCCGTTGGTATAAAGAACCCCATCACGCCGAGTCGCTTCTTGCCGAAGCCGCCTACGGTCTGCCCGAGTTCTATCGCAATACGATTCGTCCGGCTCGTTTTGTGTCCAATCCCGGCTGCTATCCGACGGCGGCGAATCTCGCCCTGCGGCCACTAGTGCAAGCGGGTGCGATCGATTTGCAGGCGGGCGTCATCTGTGACGCAAAAAGCGGAGTCTCTGGCGCGGGCCGCAAGGCGAGCCTGAAGACCTCCTTCTGTGAGGTCACGGAGAACTTCTCCGCCTATTCGCTGCTCGACCACCGGCATGTTCCGGAAGTGCTCCAGAACTCCGGCCTCCTCGAAAGCCAGTTCAGCTTCACCGCACAATTGATCCCGATTGACCGGGGTATCCTCGAAACGATCTACTTCCGGCGCTCCACCCCGGACTTTACTCCAGACCATCTCTATCAGCTCTACAAAGACGCTTACGCTGGAGAACGCTTCATCCGCATCCACGCCCCCGGCAAGGTGCCCGATCTGCACGCCGTCCGGCGCAGCAACTATTGCGATATCGGCTTCAGCCAGCAACCCGACGGGCGTACGGTCGTCGTTGCCGCCATCGACAATCTGGTCAAAGGCGCTGCCGGCCAAGCGATCCAGAATATGAACCTGATCCTGGGTCTCGAAGAAGCGGAAGGTCTCTAA
- a CDS encoding N-acetyltransferase produces MEPPSSSDTHTRKARMSDIPAILALINGYAAQAIMLPRTEFELSEFIRDFTVVYKGSELIGCAALHFYGPSIAELRSLAVAPASKGTGAGRLLMEAIDEEARAFDLHSLFAFTYVPEFFAKMGYELVDRNELPLKAWKDCLRCPKFQACDEIAVLKRLKSTPMPSFRPEATQLVTLQQITLPRPSGH; encoded by the coding sequence TTGGAACCGCCTTCCTCCTCTGACACCCACACCCGCAAAGCGCGCATGTCGGACATTCCGGCCATCCTTGCGCTGATCAATGGCTACGCCGCACAGGCGATTATGTTGCCCCGCACGGAATTCGAATTGTCCGAATTTATTCGGGACTTTACAGTTGTATATAAAGGTTCGGAGCTAATTGGCTGTGCGGCACTGCATTTTTATGGTCCAAGTATTGCCGAACTTCGCTCCCTGGCCGTTGCTCCAGCCTCGAAGGGAACGGGTGCCGGCCGCCTGTTGATGGAGGCGATCGACGAGGAGGCTCGCGCCTTCGATCTTCACTCGCTCTTCGCCTTTACGTATGTACCGGAATTCTTTGCGAAAATGGGCTACGAGCTTGTGGATCGCAACGAGCTCCCGCTAAAGGCTTGGAAAGATTGCCTCCGTTGCCCGAAATTCCAGGCTTGCGATGAAATCGCTGTCCTCAAACGGCTGAAATCGACGCCGATGCCGTCCTTCCGCCCGGAAGCCACCCAACTGGTTACACTCCAGCAAATCACCTTACCTCGCCCCTCTGGACATTAA